One genomic region from Xyrauchen texanus isolate HMW12.3.18 chromosome 4, RBS_HiC_50CHRs, whole genome shotgun sequence encodes:
- the LOC127643147 gene encoding E3 ubiquitin-protein ligase lubel-like has product MNIPKCPGCQQFNIRKLDGQRAVCKSCSKVNRRVFQFCWACQREWPQHALTTDSCVLPNCALRAALLSVKQISDPVSSVRGCPYFRACPGCKALLTHNSVGCPNIICPHCHTEFCFRCMRPQCYDNDEYDESDTDEDEEEDIEIEQCVIADNNEILLNLEL; this is encoded by the coding sequence TCAGCAGTTTAATATCAGAAAGCTGGACGGTCAACGTGCAGTCTGCAAGTCTTGTTCTAAAGTGAATCGGCGTGTGTTTCAGTTCTGCTGGGCATGTCAGAGAGAGTGGCCACAGCACGCTTTGACCACCGACTCCTGCGTGCTGCCAAACTGCGCGCTCCGCGCCGCACTCCTCAGCGTCAAACAGATCAGTGACCCAGTCAGTTCTGTGAGAGGATGCCCATACTTCAGGGCTTGTCCAGGATGCAAGGCCCTGCTCACACACAACAGTGTGGGATGCCCTAACATAATTTGTCCTCACTGCCATACAGAGTTCTGCTTCCGCTGCATGCGCCCGCAATGCTACGACAATGATGAGTACGATGAGAGTGACACTGATGAAGACGAGGAGGAGGATATTGAGATAGAGCAATGCGTGATAGCGGATAACAATGAGATCCTTCTAAATCTGGAACTGTAG